A single window of Carassius auratus strain Wakin chromosome 9, ASM336829v1, whole genome shotgun sequence DNA harbors:
- the LOC113108523 gene encoding FTS and Hook-interacting protein homolog: MSWLSRLNPRGPGTRTGRHAAPSSPCTADPETCLMVFENHWRQVSGVLKLRESSVGGYADDLTAVRNHTDQMLCLLAEESPAGGDIESPAMGPILEMVVAENILDELVQWHLRRGLDPDSQLELLKLFEMLIGQSHQPLLLHSAVLQPLLSLLGACVDPQLGCSASLESSLVLLLNQVCVCMAKETAVLELIFRCGPVQQGSTNLLIFSLLVPFIHRDGSLGQQARDALLLVMATSASNHAVARHIAENSYFCPVLATGLSGLYSSLPRKIEVRGDDWHTLQREDWMGVSSLVLFMNSLEFCNAVVQVAHPLVRCQLLDYLHNGFLVPVMGPALHKSSVDEMIASTAYLDLFLRSITETSLLKTFLRFILLHRHDNDTILDTLLTRISSNSRLCMVSLSLFKTLLSLNCEDLMLQLVLRYLLPCTHVMLSQRRAVRETDLYGKSADKFLSLIPECCQITAAPSSERDDEPAFWGKVLGSPTSESPVNPRPSTPSRLALFIRQQSSGGQANPPSSGLENAPSSPRGTVSSSLSPDSPMHQLQDASEGETGYLEYLRDARKGIELCSWACRDWSAPYDGENPSPNSALPQPPPPMSNPSLSMVQEHFSIMDPAQQRAAVVAAARAEWSSSDRDRGEWDVTISKNCISLTPRSKKRSLLPSSIPLQSSSSTSVSTEITGAVKTVSQHSHSAPHPALYNGMGQVELTDSVDERMDVKKVKRDSDVNNSVVESGMNGSMGMCPVDYNDFHVGSSMKSSQVQVKPHLQHQTAVPSSTQECLQSESQRSPVPALTETFTVPCESRGPESVERLIEELLERAPSEPLSSDSKCQGISIEAFHQELRELEERVRERRVLLHSSEESSRESHTATAPSLTDEDCLPVETEQRASETKPDSSAPGVLSPARPLGQPLAQPYTGPFITVLFSKLESMMQNSLYVNILLTGVVFQLACYPQPLLRSFLLNANMVFQPSVKSLIQVLGSVKNRIEAFAAAHEDFPAMLRKARRFLVARGKLDWSDSPMGVPHLRRSDSLIKSRKPSLGDLILRHTNSPTRARHAAQLAFAHVRDGGQSLHSALFRGGAVSGASGLEKQAEALRVKNAVYCSVIFSEFLKELAALAQEHAVALPFPPSQGTEE; this comes from the exons ATGAGTTGGTTGAGTCGTTTAAATCCAAGAGGTCCAGGCACTCGGACCGGTCGACATGCAGCCCCATCCAGCCCATGCACTGCCGACCCTGAGACTTGTCTTATGGTGTTTGAAAATCACTGGAGACAG GTGTCCGGGGTGTTGAAACTGAGAGAGTCTTCAGTGGGCGGTTATGCCGATGATCTCACTGCAGTTCGCAATCACACAGATCAGATGCTGTGCCTGCTAGCTGAAGAGAGCCCAGCAGGGGGAGACATTGAATCACCAG CAATGGGTCCTATTCTGGAGATGGTGGTGGCAGAGAACATCCTTGATGAGTTGGTTCAATGGCATTTGCGCCGTGGTCTGGATCCAGACAGCCAACTGGAGCTGTTGAAATTGTTTGAGATGCTGATTGGACAGTCACATCAGCCCCTGCTCCTGCACAGTGCAGTGCTACAACCGCTCCTAAGCCTGCTGGGAGCATGTGTGGATCCCCAGCTGGGCTGCTCTGCTTCCCTGGAGTCCAGCCTTGTACTGCTGCTAAATCAG GTATGTGTGTGCATGGCGAAGGAAACTGCAGTTTTGGAGTTGATATTTAGGTGTGGACCGGTACAGCAGGGTTCCACTAACCTGCTGATCTTCTCCCTGTTGGTGCCATTTATTCATCGAGATGGTTCTCTGGGGCAGCAGGCCCGTGATGCGCTGCTGCTCGTCATGGCAACCTCTGCCAGCAACCACGCTGTTGCACGTCACATCGCAGAGAACTCCTACTTCTGCCCA GTGCTAGCGACAGGGCTGAGTGGACTGTATTCATCCCTGCCACGAAAGATTGAGGTACGGGGCGACGACTGGCACACTCTGCAGAGGGAGGACTGGATGGGCGTCTCCTCTCTAGTGCTTTTCATGAACAGTCTTGAATTCTGTAATGCTGTAGTACAGGTGGCACACCCTCTTGTGCGCTGCCAACTGCTTGACTACCTCCACAATGGCTTCCTGGTTCCAGTCATGGGCCCTGCCCTGCACAAG TCGTCAGTGGATGAGATGATAGCAAGCACGGCATATCTGGACTTGTTTTTACGCAGTATCACAGAAACTTCCCTTCTTAAGACCTTCCTGCGCTTCATTCTGTTGCATCGCCATGACAACGACACCATCCTTGATACACTACTCACACGCATCAGCAGCAATTCACGG CTGTGCATGGTCTCTCTGAGTCTGTTCAAGACATTGCTCAGTCTCAACTGTGAAGATCTCATGCTCCAGCTTGTTCTCAG GTATCTGTTGCCATGCACACATGTAATGCTGAGTCAGCGAAGGGCAGTCAGAGAAACAGACCTTTATGGCAAATCAGCTGACAAGTTCCTTTCCCTCATACCAGAATGCTGCCAAATCACTGCAGCGCCCTCTAGTGAGCGGGATGATGAACCTGCCTTTTGGGGAAAGG TGTTAGGTAGTCCCACTTCAGAGTCACCGGTTAACCCAAGACCCAGCACTCCTTCACGTCTCGCTCTCTTTATTCGACAGCAAAGCTCAGGAGGCCAAGCCAATCCCCCCTCGTCTGGCTTGGAGAATGCTCCCTCTTCTCCTCGTGGTACTGTTTCCTCCTCACTGTCTCCTGACAGCCCCATGCACCAACTCCAAGACGCTTCAGAAGGAGAGACTGGCTACCTGGAGTACCTGCGTGATGCTCGGAAGGGTATTGAGCTCTGCTCCTGGGCCTGTCGAGACTGGTCAGCCCCTTACGATGGAGAAAATCCCTCTCCAAACTCTGCTCTTCCTCAACCTCCCCCTCCTATGTCCAACCCCTCCCTCAGTATGGTACAAGAGCATTTCTCCATAATGGACCCCGCTCAGCAGAGGGCAGCAGTGGTGGCTGCAGCACGTGCAGAGTGGAGCAGTTCAGATCGAGATCGTGGAGAGTGGGATGTTACCATCAGCAAGAACTGTATCAGTCTCACACCCCGCAGTAAGAAACGCAGCCTTCTTCCCAGTTCTATACCTCTCCAGTCTTCTTCTTCCACATCAGTCTCTACAGAAATAACAGGTGCTGTGAAAACCGTATCCCAACACTCTCATTCGGCACCTCATCCAGCACTCTATAATGGTATGGGGCAGGTGGAGCTCACAGACAGTGTGGATGAGAGAATGGACGTTAAGAAAGTGAAAAGGGACTCTGATGTAAATAACAGCGTGGTGGAGTCAGGGATGAACGGGTCGATGGGTATGTGCCCGGTTGACTACAATGATTTCCATGTAGGATCCTCAATGAAATCATCTCAGGTGCAGGTGAAGCCACATCTGCAACATCAAACCGCCGTGCCCTCTTCTACCCAAGAGTGTCTGCAAAGTGAGAGCCAGAGATCTCCTGTTCCCGCCTTAACCGAGACTTTCACAGTTCCCTGTGAAAGCAGGGGTCCCGAGTCCGTTGAGCGTCTGATTGAGGAGTTGCTGGAGCGGGCGCCATCTGAGCCATTGTCCAGTGACTCGAAATGCCAGGGAATCAGCATTGAGGCTTTTCACCAGGAGCTGAGGGAGCTAGAGGAACGTGTAAGGGAGAGGAGGGTTCTTTTACACAGCTCGGAGGAGTCCTCTCGGGAATCTCACACTGCTACTGCTCCCAGCCTGACCGATGAGGACTGTCTTCCAGTGGAGACTGAGCAGCGCGCCAGTGAAACGAAGCCTGACAGCTCCGCCCCTGGGGTGTTAAGCCCCGCACGACCCCTCGGACAACCTCTTGCTCAACCGTACACAG GTCCATTTATAACAGTCCTGTTCAGTAAACTGGAGAGTATGATGCAGAACTCTCTATATGTGAACATTTTGCTGACGGGTGTTGTGTTCCAGCTGGCCTGTTACCCTCAGCCCCTCCTCCGCTCTTTCCTCCTCAACGCCAACATGGTGTTTCAGCCCAGTGTTAAATCACTCATTCAG GTGCTAGGATCAGTAAAAAATCGCATTGAAGCATTTGCAGCAGCACACGAGGATTTCCCTGCCATGTTAAGAAAGGCTCGCCGCTTTCTGGTTGCAAGAGGAAAGTTAGACTGGTCGGACTCGCCCATGGGAGTGCCCCACCTCCGTCGTTCAGACTCATTAA TTAAAAGCCGAAAACCATCTCTGGGCGATCTTATACTGAGGCACACCAACAGTCCTACGAGAGCTCGACATGCAGCTCAGTTGGCCTTTGCCCATGTGAGAGACGGAGGGCAGTCTCTGCACAGTGCTTTGTTTCGGGGTGGTGCAGTCAGCGGGGCATCTGGCCTGGAGAAGCAGGCAGAGGCACTAAGGGTGAAAAACGCAGTCTACTGTTCTGTTATTTTCTCTGAGTTTCTCAAAGAGCTAGCAGCTCTTGCACAGGAGCATGCTGTAGCCCTGCCCTTCCCACCTAGT